The genomic DNA CAGTCGCGAAGATTTGCTGTCTGGAAGAGAAGGCTGGTACTCGTTGAACCAGCGTCGAACTGTCTTTCTCCCTGCTCCTATCCTCACTTTGCTCAAGGAGTTTGATTGTTCTTTAGAAGAATGCGAAATGGTTGCTATGTATGCTGGGGTCGTCTCTCCTCAAGCCGTTCTAAATTTTGTCGAACAAATTCCTTTCATGCGCTCTTCGCCAAGTTTTCCCGCTTTTGCTCAACCAATATCTGTAAAACCTCCTGCCTCTGTTAAACCCCTCACGAATCTTAGTCAACCACAACGCGCTCAATGATAACTATTATCGATCTTTTGTTGAGATATCAATGGGAGTAATCTCTAACTATCAATTGATAGTAGAATAATGTCAGATGAAAATAGCTGGAGACAGATAAAATCATGACTCAATCATTACCAAAGACCGAACAAATAAACTATGCTTCAATTCAACAGCTAGCTTCTGAGTATCGACTCAATAGATTACAAATGCGCCATATTTTAGGCATTTCCGAAAGTACGCAGTTTCGCTACGAAAAACGCAATCCCCTGCTCAAGCCTAATTTAGTCGATCGCTGGCTCAGGTTTAGCAAAATTGTTCGCCAAGCCCAGGAGTTATTTGAAGACCAAATCGAGACTCAAAGATGGTTATCTACTCCCAAAATAGCCTTAGAGAATAAAACTCCTTTAGAAATACTAGATACAGACTCTGGCTGTAGACAAGTAGAACAGATACTATTGCAAGCTGCTTATGGAGTATTTGCTTAATGTTTGTCTGGCGTATTTGCGCGGCCAAATATCAATCGAGTGCATTTTCAGGTATGGGTGGCTTGTATGTTCCAGGTAGGTGGCACTTCCAAGGACACAGGATTATCTATACGGCTGAAAGTTTGGCTTTGGCTTCACTAGAAATTTTTGTCCATTTAGAAAGCGATCGCGTTCCGTTAGTAGCAATAAAAGCTCATCTACCGACTAACTTAAAAGTTGAAGAAGTCAAACTTCAAGATTTACCCCCAAACTGGCAGGATGTTGCTTCTTATTCTCTGCTCCCAAAAATAGGTCAAGATTGGTTAACGTCTCGTCGAACGTCAATTCTTAAAGTTCCTTCAGCCATCGTGCCAGTAGAAAATAATTATCTTTTAAATCCCGAACATCCTCAATTTAAAGTAGAACTCGAACCACCTATCCAGTTTAAATTTGACCGCAGAATGTGGAAACCTTACCCTGTTTAATTAGATAGATGAAAAAAATAATAGTTAACGCTAGTAAATTAGAAGTTTTTTTAAGTGCGATTGCCATCATTATCTGTAGTGCAATTTTTCTCAAAGCAATCATTGATGTCGACACTAATTATGATGTGGGTTGGTATCACTTACCCTTTGCTGCTAGGATTTGGGGTATTATTCCTAAGTCTTCTTTTTCTTCAGAAAATTTAGTTGAATACAGATACGACGGTTTTCCTCTATTAGCGCATTTTTTTCAGGGTTTATTTTGGAAAATAACAGACAGAGTACAATCAACTAATTTAGTTGGGTATCTGAGTTTAATCATCTACTTTTTCTTTCTCCGCAGTTTTTTCCAAGTTCCTCTTTATCTATCAGCAATTGCTATTTTGGCGATTCCTGCTGTTTTAACCCATGCTGCAACTAGCTTTGTCGATCTTCCAGGTAATATTGGAGTTGCCGTGGTAGTGATGATGCTCTATCGCTTTTACAGCCAAGCAACACTGCCTAGTAAAAGAGAACTATTAGCTGTTTTTTTGGGAGCAATGATAGCTGCCAACACCAAGCCTCAATTAACCGTCTTAATCGGTTTGCTGTGGTGGGCAATTGTAATTAGGCTAGCTTGGTTATATTTTCCCAACTTCCAATCTCGGCAGCGCCCAACTATTTCGATTATTTTAGTGACGGCGATCGCTTCTACTTTTATTTTTGCTACACCAATCAAAAACACAGTTTTATATGGTAATCCTCTATATCCTGTTAAGGTTGAAGTCGCAGGTATAGTCTTGAATCATCGAGCCACACCCGCAACATACAAACAAAGCAATCGACCTCAAAAATGGTTACGTTCCGTCTTAGAAATTAATACCCCTGAATGGACAGCAGATCAGTACAACTACGCTAACGATCCTAAAATTTTAGACCGTGCTGGTGGTTTCTTTGGTGCATATGTAGTGTGCAACATACTATTGCTCGTTCTCTTTACCACGAAACAAAGATTAAATAAATTAATCGAATTAACATCCCAGGACAAAAGTAAAGGGAATGCAACTATGGCTTTGATAATTGTCTTGTTAGCCTCAATTTTTTGTGCCAATTTTCCTCAATCACATGAGTTACGCTATTTCATGTTTTGGATGATTACGCTAGTTTCGTTTAATTTATCCTTGGTATCATCCCTACAAAATCAAACTATACTCAAACCTAAATATTTAGGATTGTCCTGTTTGCTATTTCTGGCAATAGTATGTACAAGAATTAACAGCAGTTACCTTCGACCAAAATTCATATCTCCTCAAACCTACATGAAAGACAAAAATGCTGTCAACTTTGAACTTTTGCATCAAACTTTACCCAATCAGCGTGTCTGTATGATTTCCCGTCACGCTATCCCCGATCTTACCAAAGTACCTTACGCCTCAATTGCCAACGCCATTTTTTACAGTTCTTATTTCCATCCAGAAATTGATTATGACTACAGCATCAAAGCGGCCATAGCTCCGCAAGATTGTGGTAATCTAACTGTAATTCCACACAATGTCGAGCGGTTTCTTCCACAATAATTATTAGTTGTAATGTCTAGATTTGTTCAAAGCTTCTTGATTTTGTGCCTATTTTCTATTTTGTGTCCTGTCAAAACTTTGGCACAAATAACCCCTGATAATACATTAGGCGCTGAAAACTCACAAATTAATTCAATCGACGAATTGCGCGCTCGCATTGAAGGGGGAGCGATTAGAGGCGATGATTTATTTCATAGCTTCAGCGATTTTAACGTAGGCGAAGGAGCAAGTGTAGATTTTGCCAATCCAGCAGGAATAGCAAATATTTTTTCTCGCGTTACAGGAGGAAATGTCTCGGAGATTTTTGGCACATTAGGAGTTGATGGTGCTGCCAACTTATTTTTGATGAATCCTAATGGAATTATTTTTGGCGAGAATTCAGCAATTAATGTGAATGGCTCGTTTTTAGCGACAACTGCCGATGAAATAAATTTCGACAATGGCGATCGCTTTAGTGCCGCAAATCCCAATATACCTACGTTGACAATTAATCTGCCTATAGGATTGGGTATGGGCAGTAATCCTGGAGATATTGAGGTTAATGGTCTACAAAATAATGTGCGAGTTGAAATACCTTCATTTAAAGTAATCTCTGGAAACTATACTTCTGGACTCAAGGTAGACTCAGGTAAAAACATTTCTTTATTTGGCGGAAACATCAATTTTAATGGTGGAGGGTTGCAGACTTTTAACGGTGGAGATATTGAGGTTGTTAGTGCTGGTGAGAATCAAATTATAAAATTGGTACGAGACGAAAACTGGTTTAAATCAAATTTTGTTAATGTATCGCAATTTAGAGACATTAATTTGCAGAATGCTGCCTATATAGACGCTAGCGATGAGACGGCGGGGAACGTTACTTTAGCTGGCAAAAATATTATTCTCGATCGAGGTTCGGTAGTTTTGTCTAATACCAGTCTATCTTCTAATAATTCTATAGATTTGTATGCGACAAATTTATTAGAAGTTAAAGGAAGTTCGGAAAACAACATAATTAACGTATCTTTCAATAAAAACTCTAATACCAACTTTTCTACTTTCCAAGGCAAAAGCAATTTTTACAATGTTAGTTTAATTGGAGCTGATTTAGTAACATCTTCAAGCAATCAAATTAGTACTGGCGGTGAAATAAATATTAGCGCCAAAAAGATGCGAGTTTTAGACGCAGGTGAAATTCGTACCGTTAGCTTTTCTAATTTTAAAGGTACGGCAGGAAACATCAACATTGATGCTGAAGATATTTTGGTTGCAGGAGTTAATAATGACGGATTGATTACTTCAGTTATTAATTCAAGTACAGGTATAAATTCCAATGGCAATAGTGGCAACCTTGATATTTTCACTTCTGTGTTGCGAGTAGAAAACGGTGGAAGGGTTAAAGCAGATACATTTAGCGCTGGAGCAGGAGGAGAGCTTAATTTGAAAGCCAAACAAATTTTTCTTAACGGTAAAGTTAATGGTTCTTCTACTTCAAATCCTATTAGAACCAGAACGGGAATATCTGTTTCTCCTGGGAAAAACCCTGGGAAGGGAGGAAGCGTAAATATCGAAACTCAGGAATTAAACATTGTTAATGCAGATATTACCAGCAGCTCTTTCAATGAAAAAGGCGTTGGTGTTCCAGGCAGTATTAAAATTAATGCCAAACAGTTGAAAATATATGACGGTGGGGCAATCACAGCCGAGACTGCGGCTGGAGATGCAGAAAATATTAAGATTGTAGCGGAAAATATTGAGCTACGTGGAACCAGAGGTAATTTTGCTGATTTTGCAGGAGGAATATCTACTTCTACACGGCTAAACTCATTCGGTAATGGTGGTGATATCAGCATCATTACCAATTCCTTAAAAATATTAGATGGCTCAATTATCAGAGCTATTAGCTTAGGTTCTGGTGATGCTGGCAACATTAACATCAATGCACAAGAAATAGAAATTTCTGGAGTAGATCGTTTTGCTTTAGATCCAGTAGCTTCGGAAAGGGTAAGCAAAATTAATACAGCCTCTCTAAAGACTAATGGGGGCAATTTAACGATTTTGTCAGATTCAATTAATTTAGATAATTTTGGCAAAATACAGGCTACTTCTGTCCAAGGAGATCGGGGAGGAAACATTATTATAGGCGCAGATAACCTGATACTTTCAAATCAATCAAATGTTACGGCTTCTGCTGGAGGAGCAGGAAACGGTGGCAACATTAGTATTGATTCTGATGTTCTAGCTGGCTTAGATAATAGCGATATTACTGCCAATGCAGTTGCGGGGAATGGAGGTAATATCGAGATCGAATCAAGTTATATCATTGGTTTAGACTCTCGTAACCAGTTGAGTCCCTTTAGCGATATTACTGCCTCGTCTGAATTGGGCATTGATGGAACAGTTACGATTAACTCTCCTGAAACCAATACCGAGGAGGATACTGTCATAGCAGCCGAAGACATTAAAGCGATCGCTGGAGAGGAAATACGTGAAGCTAGTTGTTTGAATAGCCATTTTGAGAAAGTTCGAGTAATCGATACAGGCTTTGGATTACCCCCAAGTCCTTATAATTATTCTTATGATGATGGTCTGGCTAATTTAGACAATCTAAACCCAAATCAACAGGTCAAAAAAAGTTCGCGGATAACCCCCGTTGATTGGAAACCAGGCGACCCAATTGTCGAAGCTAATGCGATTAAAACTTTACCTGATGGAAGACAATTTTTTGTAGCTGTAGAATCAACTTCGCCTTTAGATTCACATCTTTGTACTCGTTGAAAAGAACTTTACAGTTGCCTTTAAAAGGCGGAGCCTGCTGTCACTGCCTTGTGCAGTCAAAACTGCCATGATAATTGGACTTGACGAATTTGCGTTTCCACAGTGGTCGAGGACTGGTAAGAAGCAAACTCCAACAATGTTGACTTGTATCATGTTCGAGACAAAAGCTGCCCAAATGTGTAAATATGTTGTTCACTAAATTGATTACGAGATTGCGCCCTGTGGGTTTACCTTCTCGACCTTTCCCTTTTGACCTAACTGAGTATAAACCCAGTTTCTAGGTGCGATGTATTCGTAGATAATTTCTACTTCGTTACACCAACGAATCACACAAAACCATATTAATTTGACTAAAATAATAATTTGGTGAACATTAAACAAGGAAAGTCACAATACAGTATTTAATTGAGATTCCCAACCCCGACCCACTAAAACCATGGATTACGGTAAAAAGCTTCCACAATCGGGAAATGGCAGTTAGTTTTGCCAACAAAGTTTGGGAAGCCGAATCTGGTTATCTGTGTCTAATTTTTCATGAGGATAATGGCTTTGCGGTCAAAGTACCTCGTCTTAGTTACAGTCTGGGGGAACAACAGTTTATTACTGTCAAACAGTTTGAGGAGAAAGTAGAAGCGTTAGAATTTGCCCAACAAAATTATCGAGCAGATCGAAATGGTTATATAATGTCGATCTTCGAGAGTGATGATTGAGCAACTGGGCAGAAGGTCAAATCAAGCAACTCCTCTAAAAGAACTATCGACAGTTTCATTAAACGAGCGCACCAAAGTGACAATTTCATCGGCTCGATTGTCGTTAAATAGCCCATCTAACCCACTGCTATGAAGATCGGTAAAGGGAGATTCATAGAGTAAACCTGGATTCATCACGCCGTTTTGAGTCAGGTAATCGATAATATTCTCGACAAAGCGAATTTGATTGGCATTAAAATTACCACCCTCTAGGTACTTGGCAAAGGCAGTCTTAGCTGCATTGCGATCTAACCCGACTATCTGGCGGATAAACAGCTTTAAGCTCAGATCTCTGCCGTAAACTGATTCAAATCGCTCTTTACTTTCAATTTCCTCGGCTGAAAATAACATTGACTCTAATTCGTCTAAATCTTGCTCTGTTAGAGGTTCGTTGCGTTTTAACTTATAAATAGCGATATGATCTTCATGTTCTCTAATATAAGCCTCTACCTTTTTACGGTATTGATAGGGACTAAAACCCGTCTGCTGAATGGGGACATCAACCTCAGTCACGTCTCCCAACTCATCCTTAAAATCGGTGTAGACGATAGTTTGCTCGGTGCGATCGATAAACTTGACCAAATCACGGAATTTAAGCCTGATAGATTCAATTTCGCTGAGAGTAACATCAGACCACCAGGTTTCAGCCTGTACTTCTTGAATCAGTGGTAGCTGCTTTTTGACCATCGGAATGGTTTGTTTTTCTTCCAGGCGCGAAAGTAAATCTCTAACTTTATCCCGCAGTTCGACAAAATCACTGGCTCCATCGAGTACCGCTAATTGGAGCTTGAGACAAAGAAGATCGAAGCGTTTGGCAACTTCATCTTCTTTTGGTAATCCGTTGGGGAGGGTGGCTAGAGTCTCAGCAATTTGTACCGTATCGGTTTGACTCAGATCGTTCCAGCGATCGCGACTAGAAAACTCTTCTACTCGCTCAAGGTGCTTTCTCACCAGAAAGTTCTGTTTCTCCATCGTAGAAACGTGCTGGTGTAAATCATCTAGTAACGACTGCTTGAGTTTTTGGTTTTCGGTTGAAGTGGTATCTTTTTCTGAGATAGCTTGAGTCAGCTTCAACCTAGCTTTAATGAGCTTAGTTGAAAGACTCTCGGCAATTTTGGGGTCTTTTTCGGCTATTTCCTGGCTGAAATAGTCGAAGTTACTACACAGGTCAAAAATAGAGAATTTTTCCTTATCTTGTCCCACACCAAATAAGTCGGGGCAAAGTCTCGTACCCCGACCGATCATCTGATTGAATTTGACTCTGGAGTAGACTGGTTTAAAAAACACTAAATTAACTACTTCAGGAACATCTACCCCCGTATCGAGCATATCAACCGACACGGCAATGGTCGGCTCTTTACTCGCTTCTGAGAAGTCATCGAGGAGACTTTGAGCGTAGTTGTTGTGACTGTCAATTACCTGGGCAAACTTGCCCTTGTAGTTAGGATAATTGAGGTCAAAACGCTGCACGATAAATTCTGCGTGGTCGTGATTGCGAGCAAAGATAATGGTTTTACCCAACCTGTCACCACCTTCGACTTTTAGACCCTTGGACATGAGCAACTCTAGGGCTTGGTCTACCGTATCTTGATTAAATAACCACCTGTTAATGGCTGCTGCATTTACTTCATCGGGAATTTGCCCCGTTTCTTCATCGGCAAATCTCTCCTCATATTCTGCTTGTTCTTCTGGGGTTAGTTGGTCATAGCGTATACCCTGGCGCAGAAACTTAAAGGGAACGATAATACCTTGAGAGGGAACGAGATAACCATCGGCGATCGCGTCTTCTAGTTCGTAGGCAAAGGTGGGAACACCAGCTTCTAAGTCAAAGATTCTATAAGTATCGCGGTGAACTTCCGAGCGAGGAGTAGCGGTAAGTCCCACCAGCAAGCTATCAAAATATTCAAACAGTGCTTGGTATTTCTGATAAATACCTCGGTGTGCTTCATCTACGATTACCAGATCGAAATAGCCTGGGCTAAAGTCTCCTTTGTTAATGCGATTAAACATCGTGGGGTAGGTAGATAACACCACGTTAGCACTGCCCCAGTTTTTATCTTTGGTTTTTTTATCTTCTAGGAGATTGACGGGGGTAACAAGAGGTAGGTGGGTTTTGAAATTACGGAAGGTTTGATTGACCAGAGAATTACGATCTGCTAGAAAAAGCACTCGTTTGACCCAATTACCCCGCATTAACAGGTCAACCAGAGAAATAGCGGTTCTGGTTTTGCCCGTCCCTGTTGCCATGACCAGCAAAGATTTACGGGCGTTTTGACGGTCGAAACTTTCGGTAATCCGTTTGAGTGCTTCTAGTTGGTATGTCCGTCCTGCTATCTCCCGTTTGGGAATTACCAAATCCAGGTTTTTACGGTTGCTACGGCGAAAAATAATTCGTTCCAGTTCTTCTTTCTGAAGAAAGCCGTGAATTTCTCTTGGGGGATAGGTAACATCATCCCAAATCCAGTGATTGTAACCATTAGAGTAAAAAATAACTGGTCGCTGCCCGAATTTCTGTTCTAAACAGTCGGCATAGAGTTTGGCTTGCTGCTTGCCCTTGGTGGGATTGCTACTGGTTCGTTTGGCTTCGATGAGTCCTAAAGGTTTACCATCATCACCCCAAAGAACGTAATCAACGTACCCCTTACCCGCACTGTTGGGCATTCCTTCAACTTCATACTCCGTCGTATCGGGAGACTCAAGCTTCCAACCAGCTTCTTGGAGGAGGATATCGAGTAAGTAACGGCGGGTGTCGGCTTCGTGGTAATCGTGGGTATCTGCTACCGCCTCATTTTGCTGTTTTAAGGCAGCTATCTCTTGTTTGAGGGCGTTGAGTTCGCTTTCTGTCTGCTGCTGCCTATTTAAAGCAATTTGCTTCATCTCGTCTGCTTGAGACAGCTTGGCTTCTAACTCTGCCAACTGCTCCCTAGACATATCCCTTTGTGCTTCGGGTTGTGGGATATGTTCGCGATTAAAGGAAATGACAGGTAAGTTTTTCCCGTTGGGGGAATAGAAGCGATAGAGCCAGTAGAGAAAGTGAAATAAATCCTCAACGATGCGGAGAGAATCTCTAGAGGTAATCTGGCTGGAACTGTGAGCTGCTAAGTTACCGACCTTCTGAATTGTCCGAATCTTGGGGAATAGTCCAGGTTTGAGATTGTCCTTAAAGGTTTGTTCGTGGATTAACGCGCCGAGATTATCATCGTAGGGAAGTTTCAGGTAGGTATCGTTATTGTAAAGCCAGAGAACCGCCTGTTCTAAGGTAAATCGAGCATAGAAGCAACTGGTACGGGGAGCAGAATATGCCATGCTTTCGGCATGGGTAGCATGGGTATAAAGTTCTGGAAACTGCTCTTTAAGAAAATCAAAATTGGATGCCATATACTTGCTCAATCAACTCTTGTCTTAGAGTTCCCGAAATACAATCAAACAACTTCTTTTTCTTGTGGCAACCAAGTCACTCCTTTACTCTATCCAAACTAAGCTACAAAATCATAAACAGGGGTTTTGATAAAGTGACTTG from Pleurocapsa minor HA4230-MV1 includes the following:
- a CDS encoding DUF2384 domain-containing protein, whose product is MTQSLPKTEQINYASIQQLASEYRLNRLQMRHILGISESTQFRYEKRNPLLKPNLVDRWLRFSKIVRQAQELFEDQIETQRWLSTPKIALENKTPLEILDTDSGCRQVEQILLQAAYGVFA
- a CDS encoding DEAD/DEAH box helicase family protein, which produces MASNFDFLKEQFPELYTHATHAESMAYSAPRTSCFYARFTLEQAVLWLYNNDTYLKLPYDDNLGALIHEQTFKDNLKPGLFPKIRTIQKVGNLAAHSSSQITSRDSLRIVEDLFHFLYWLYRFYSPNGKNLPVISFNREHIPQPEAQRDMSREQLAELEAKLSQADEMKQIALNRQQQTESELNALKQEIAALKQQNEAVADTHDYHEADTRRYLLDILLQEAGWKLESPDTTEYEVEGMPNSAGKGYVDYVLWGDDGKPLGLIEAKRTSSNPTKGKQQAKLYADCLEQKFGQRPVIFYSNGYNHWIWDDVTYPPREIHGFLQKEELERIIFRRSNRKNLDLVIPKREIAGRTYQLEALKRITESFDRQNARKSLLVMATGTGKTRTAISLVDLLMRGNWVKRVLFLADRNSLVNQTFRNFKTHLPLVTPVNLLEDKKTKDKNWGSANVVLSTYPTMFNRINKGDFSPGYFDLVIVDEAHRGIYQKYQALFEYFDSLLVGLTATPRSEVHRDTYRIFDLEAGVPTFAYELEDAIADGYLVPSQGIIVPFKFLRQGIRYDQLTPEEQAEYEERFADEETGQIPDEVNAAAINRWLFNQDTVDQALELLMSKGLKVEGGDRLGKTIIFARNHDHAEFIVQRFDLNYPNYKGKFAQVIDSHNNYAQSLLDDFSEASKEPTIAVSVDMLDTGVDVPEVVNLVFFKPVYSRVKFNQMIGRGTRLCPDLFGVGQDKEKFSIFDLCSNFDYFSQEIAEKDPKIAESLSTKLIKARLKLTQAISEKDTTSTENQKLKQSLLDDLHQHVSTMEKQNFLVRKHLERVEEFSSRDRWNDLSQTDTVQIAETLATLPNGLPKEDEVAKRFDLLCLKLQLAVLDGASDFVELRDKVRDLLSRLEEKQTIPMVKKQLPLIQEVQAETWWSDVTLSEIESIRLKFRDLVKFIDRTEQTIVYTDFKDELGDVTEVDVPIQQTGFSPYQYRKKVEAYIREHEDHIAIYKLKRNEPLTEQDLDELESMLFSAEEIESKERFESVYGRDLSLKLFIRQIVGLDRNAAKTAFAKYLEGGNFNANQIRFVENIIDYLTQNGVMNPGLLYESPFTDLHSSGLDGLFNDNRADEIVTLVRSFNETVDSSFRGVA
- a CDS encoding filamentous hemagglutinin N-terminal domain-containing protein; the protein is MSRFVQSFLILCLFSILCPVKTLAQITPDNTLGAENSQINSIDELRARIEGGAIRGDDLFHSFSDFNVGEGASVDFANPAGIANIFSRVTGGNVSEIFGTLGVDGAANLFLMNPNGIIFGENSAINVNGSFLATTADEINFDNGDRFSAANPNIPTLTINLPIGLGMGSNPGDIEVNGLQNNVRVEIPSFKVISGNYTSGLKVDSGKNISLFGGNINFNGGGLQTFNGGDIEVVSAGENQIIKLVRDENWFKSNFVNVSQFRDINLQNAAYIDASDETAGNVTLAGKNIILDRGSVVLSNTSLSSNNSIDLYATNLLEVKGSSENNIINVSFNKNSNTNFSTFQGKSNFYNVSLIGADLVTSSSNQISTGGEINISAKKMRVLDAGEIRTVSFSNFKGTAGNINIDAEDILVAGVNNDGLITSVINSSTGINSNGNSGNLDIFTSVLRVENGGRVKADTFSAGAGGELNLKAKQIFLNGKVNGSSTSNPIRTRTGISVSPGKNPGKGGSVNIETQELNIVNADITSSSFNEKGVGVPGSIKINAKQLKIYDGGAITAETAAGDAENIKIVAENIELRGTRGNFADFAGGISTSTRLNSFGNGGDISIITNSLKILDGSIIRAISLGSGDAGNININAQEIEISGVDRFALDPVASERVSKINTASLKTNGGNLTILSDSINLDNFGKIQATSVQGDRGGNIIIGADNLILSNQSNVTASAGGAGNGGNISIDSDVLAGLDNSDITANAVAGNGGNIEIESSYIIGLDSRNQLSPFSDITASSELGIDGTVTINSPETNTEEDTVIAAEDIKAIAGEEIREASCLNSHFEKVRVIDTGFGLPPSPYNYSYDDGLANLDNLNPNQQVKKSSRITPVDWKPGDPIVEANAIKTLPDGRQFFVAVESTSPLDSHLCTR
- a CDS encoding RES family NAD+ phosphorylase, which codes for MFVWRICAAKYQSSAFSGMGGLYVPGRWHFQGHRIIYTAESLALASLEIFVHLESDRVPLVAIKAHLPTNLKVEEVKLQDLPPNWQDVASYSLLPKIGQDWLTSRRTSILKVPSAIVPVENNYLLNPEHPQFKVELEPPIQFKFDRRMWKPYPV